The Mastomys coucha isolate ucsf_1 unplaced genomic scaffold, UCSF_Mcou_1 pScaffold14, whole genome shotgun sequence genome window below encodes:
- the LOC116088141 gene encoding forkhead box protein O1-like, which produces MPWRRRPRFRPPVSTGARPLPRSCQRPAGLTVPVGLARRPSEPAPTDAQAANPSGADRPGQASCQMEAGAALTRQRLLRPRQQHSRRPPAPSSAAALASAAATNRPCGAANRHNCRRPAAEYPARPGDPAGWESSAAGAPAPRLRARRRGTGSLAGLGRCRRGVCYCRLGLSAAEHAGKQPAGGGATQASAQIRKSLGCRDGRGAAGECRPQLATCLSFPDPGRHFGARRGPPQGERDLLAAADRPRQTWSSPNRGTGG; this is translated from the coding sequence ATGCCCTGGAGACGGAGGCCGCGATTCAGGCCTCCGGTGAGCACCGGCGCTCGGCCGCTCCCGCGATCCTGTCAGCGGCCAGCGGGCCTCACGGTCCCGGTAGGACTGGCGCGGCGACCCTCCGAGCCGGCGCCGACAGACGCTCAGGCGGCGAATCCGTCAGGTGCTGACCGGCCGGGCCAGGCCAGCTGCCAGATGGAAGCAGGGGCGGCACTTACCCGGCAGCGCCTCCTCCGCCCGCGGCAGCAACACAGCCGGCGGCCCCCCGCACCATCTTCTGCCGCCGCCCTGGCCTCGGCGGCGGCTACCAACCGCCCCTGCGGCGCCGCCAACCGACACAACTGTCGGCGCCCGGCCGCCGAGTACCCGGCGAGGCCCGGAGATCCGGCGGGATGGGAGTCGAGCGCAGCCGGTGCTCCGGCCCCTCGGCTCCGCGCGCGGCGCCGAGGCACTGGGAGCTTGGCAGGGCTGGGTCGCTGCCGCCGTGGGGTTTGTTATTGTCGACTCGGCCTTTCCGCCGCAGAGCACGCCGGGAAACAGCCAGCCGGGGGAGGGGCGACCCAGGCGTCTGCGCAGATCCGGAAGTCGCTGGGCTGCCGGGACGGGCGCGGCGCGGCCGGCGAGTGTCGTCCCCAACTGGCAACTTGTTTGTCCTTCCCTGACCCTGGAAGGCATTTCGGTGCTCGCCGTGGACCGCCCCAAGGTGAGCGCGACCTTCTGGCCGCGGCAGACCGACCCCGCCAAACCTGGAGCAGCCCCAACAGGGGAACCGGAGGCTGA